One part of the Mesorhizobium sp. M4B.F.Ca.ET.058.02.1.1 genome encodes these proteins:
- a CDS encoding RimK family protein, whose protein sequence is MTWVILTGRQNDLDQVATPHKIITNRDYLAHPSLFRGQRPKVINLSNNYGYQSRGYYASLLAGSRGHKVIPTVETMIDLSERKLYEHALPELELALNKCRKDLGGVFPAKVAIFFGIGPSKVWDRFAKLLFDWFRAPALEVHIKDSAEWASIRKIGFLPLARMTDDEEAFFLQCLETYTNREWRDTKGRTPARYTFATLVDPHEELPPSEISSLRYWARIAEKMGVEIEPITRKDLAKLANYDALFIRETTSISNHTYRFARRAQQEGMPVIDDPLSMIRCTNKVYLNELMTYNKVPVPPTVIIAGTSDLELAAQTLGFPLVLKIPDSSFSRGVKKCGNLEELTRLATEWLEDSDLLIAQKFIPTEYDWRVGVLGGQPLFAVHYLMAKKHWQIVNHKANGKPDQGGIKTFTLKETPHHVVETAVKAARCIGDGLYGVDLKETKDGVFVIEVNDNPNLDHGWEDSGEKDEVWVRLTQWFLDRLERPGR, encoded by the coding sequence ATGACCTGGGTCATCCTTACCGGAAGGCAGAACGACCTCGACCAGGTGGCGACGCCGCACAAGATCATCACCAACCGTGATTATCTTGCCCATCCTTCGCTGTTTCGCGGCCAGCGGCCGAAGGTCATCAACCTGTCGAACAATTACGGCTACCAGAGCCGCGGCTACTATGCCTCGTTGCTCGCCGGTTCGCGCGGCCACAAGGTGATCCCGACGGTCGAGACCATGATCGACCTGTCGGAGCGCAAGCTCTACGAGCATGCGCTGCCCGAACTGGAGCTTGCGCTCAACAAATGCCGCAAGGATCTCGGCGGCGTTTTCCCTGCCAAGGTCGCCATCTTCTTCGGCATCGGCCCCTCCAAGGTGTGGGACCGTTTCGCCAAGCTGCTCTTCGACTGGTTCCGCGCGCCGGCGCTGGAGGTTCACATCAAGGACAGCGCCGAATGGGCCTCGATCCGCAAGATCGGCTTCCTGCCGCTGGCCCGCATGACCGATGATGAGGAAGCCTTCTTCCTGCAGTGCCTGGAGACCTACACCAACCGCGAATGGCGAGACACCAAGGGCCGCACCCCGGCGCGCTACACCTTCGCTACGCTGGTCGATCCGCATGAGGAATTGCCGCCGTCCGAGATTTCCTCGCTGCGCTACTGGGCGCGGATCGCCGAGAAGATGGGCGTCGAAATCGAGCCGATCACCAGGAAGGATCTGGCCAAGCTCGCCAACTACGACGCGCTGTTCATCCGCGAGACCACCTCGATCTCCAACCACACCTACCGCTTCGCCCGCCGGGCGCAACAGGAAGGCATGCCCGTCATCGACGATCCGCTGTCGATGATCCGCTGCACCAACAAGGTCTATCTGAACGAGCTGATGACCTACAACAAGGTGCCGGTGCCGCCGACCGTCATCATTGCCGGCACCTCGGATCTGGAGCTGGCAGCGCAGACGCTGGGCTTCCCGCTGGTGTTGAAGATCCCGGATTCCTCGTTTTCGCGCGGCGTCAAGAAATGCGGGAACCTCGAGGAACTGACCCGGCTCGCCACCGAATGGCTGGAGGATTCCGATCTCCTGATCGCGCAGAAATTCATCCCGACCGAATATGACTGGCGTGTCGGCGTGCTCGGCGGTCAGCCGCTGTTTGCCGTGCACTACCTGATGGCCAAGAAGCACTGGCAGATCGTCAACCACAAGGCCAATGGCAAGCCCGACCAGGGCGGCATCAAGACCTTCACGCTGAAGGAGACGCCGCATCATGTCGTCGAGACGGCGGTCAAGGCGGCGCGCTGCATCGGCGACGGCCTCTATGGCGTCGACCTCAAGGAGACCAAGGATGGCGTCTTCGTCATCGAGGTCAACGACAATCCCAATCTCGACCACGGCTGGGAGGATTCGGGCGAGAAGGACGAGGTCTGGGTGCGGCTGACGCAGTGGTTCCTGGACCGGCTGGAGCGGCCCGGGCGGTAG
- a CDS encoding DUF3303 family protein → MAALATQFSSSSIPVRSNWGKSMLFFVIEDFHGCDRKEIYRRFRDRGRLKPDELVVHHSWIAADMSRCFLLVEADDVTLLQRWAIEWNDLVEFEIIPVATNKDMVAALAGHL, encoded by the coding sequence ATGGCTGCGCTAGCCACTCAATTCTCCAGTTCCTCAATTCCTGTTCGCTCAAACTGGGGGAAAAGCATGCTGTTTTTCGTGATCGAGGATTTTCACGGCTGCGACCGCAAGGAGATCTACCGTCGCTTCCGCGACCGGGGCCGGCTGAAGCCGGATGAGCTTGTCGTCCACCACAGCTGGATCGCGGCAGATATGAGCCGCTGCTTCCTGTTGGTGGAAGCCGACGACGTCACGCTCCTGCAGCGTTGGGCCATCGAATGGAATGATCTGGTGGAGTTCGAGATCATTCCAGTCGCCACCAACAAGGACATGGTTGCGGCTTTGGCCGGGCATCTCTGA
- a CDS encoding DUF2339 domain-containing protein, which translates to MFESLIGLAAIIALFVIISRQQSRIGLIERELGALRSLVLSGAVPPAARLAEQPQADGKPAEAVTAEVASPPVADDVPAEAPAAQPAAAVGEVVSGPWAKDEAPTAAEPAAGPAEAAQPAKAARQTDVETALGTRWAVWVGGIALALGGLFLIRYTIEAGIFGPGVRLTMAGILGLVLVGGGEFIRRTGFKVPVQGAAGAYIPAILTAAGAFILFGTIYAAHGIYGFIGPALAFTLLGAIGVATISASLVHGLALAGIGLIGAMATPALVSSQAPNPWALFVYLAIVLAATAAIARLRDWKALAAAAFVGTGLWTILYMANTPAANLSAILFINAATLAVLAFVWLGARGAEAESSGGFDWPSIAPAIFVGLSALGLSVDPAFIVAGDALAGAALLAAMLAVALYQPRALPLLHAAGLVTAMIYLGIIPPTSIGSEFIGGSLGVDGQPVVVSDQLTRNIGVGLGLLFIAAGFWAARRWVATARIRSASWAAWGVIAPLVVLTALWFTFGNLDRDFLYAAVAALLVVAFAAGGEWIARAEEPPLKGDVAVSFALGGAAIAALLMLHMPFGSGWTTVLVGAAAVVPALATRWRSYPVLGWISVGAVVATLGRVAYDPTIVGAASLSTTPIFNWLLPGYGVPALAFGFAAWQLARTTNGRPRLAMEAGAALFALLTLAILVRHAMHGGVLDTGTVTLAEQAIYTLIAIGAGAILVAIDRRSPSSVLRYGSMAVGVLSVAFVAVRHFVVLNPLFTDESTGTIPVFNLLFLAYLLPAVATGALALYVRDKRPRWYAQMLALVASLLAFAYATLSVRRLFKGEFIGLWSGLGQVETYTYSALWLAIGVALLTAGVWLKSQVLRVASAALIAIAVLKVFLFDMSELEGVLRALSFIGLGAVLIGIGLFYQRLLTRAANEKAEQAETIG; encoded by the coding sequence ATGTTTGAAAGCCTGATCGGCCTTGCCGCCATCATCGCCCTTTTCGTCATCATCTCGCGCCAGCAGAGCCGCATCGGCCTGATCGAGCGCGAGCTTGGCGCACTGCGCAGCCTTGTGCTGTCGGGCGCCGTGCCGCCGGCCGCCAGGCTGGCCGAACAGCCGCAAGCCGACGGCAAGCCGGCCGAGGCGGTCACGGCCGAAGTCGCGTCTCCTCCTGTGGCGGATGATGTGCCCGCCGAAGCGCCGGCGGCGCAGCCCGCCGCTGCAGTGGGCGAGGTCGTTTCCGGACCCTGGGCCAAGGACGAGGCGCCGACAGCGGCGGAACCTGCGGCAGGCCCCGCCGAGGCCGCACAACCGGCGAAGGCCGCGCGGCAGACCGACGTCGAGACCGCGCTCGGCACCCGCTGGGCGGTCTGGGTCGGCGGCATCGCGCTGGCGCTCGGCGGCCTGTTCCTGATCCGCTATACCATCGAAGCCGGCATTTTCGGCCCCGGCGTGCGCCTCACCATGGCCGGCATTCTCGGCCTGGTGCTAGTCGGCGGTGGCGAATTCATCCGCCGCACCGGCTTCAAGGTGCCAGTGCAGGGTGCCGCCGGCGCTTATATCCCGGCGATCCTGACGGCGGCCGGCGCCTTCATCCTGTTCGGCACCATCTATGCCGCGCATGGCATTTACGGCTTCATCGGTCCGGCGCTGGCCTTCACGCTTCTCGGCGCCATCGGCGTCGCCACTATCTCCGCATCGCTGGTCCATGGCCTGGCGCTGGCCGGCATCGGCCTGATCGGCGCCATGGCGACGCCGGCGCTCGTCTCCTCTCAGGCGCCCAATCCCTGGGCGCTGTTCGTCTATCTGGCGATCGTGCTTGCCGCCACCGCGGCGATTGCCCGCCTGCGCGACTGGAAGGCGCTCGCCGCGGCGGCCTTCGTCGGCACCGGCCTCTGGACCATCCTCTACATGGCCAACACGCCCGCTGCGAACCTGTCGGCCATCCTGTTCATCAATGCCGCGACGCTGGCGGTGCTCGCGTTCGTCTGGCTGGGCGCCCGCGGTGCCGAAGCCGAATCCTCCGGCGGTTTCGACTGGCCGTCGATCGCGCCCGCTATTTTCGTCGGGCTTTCGGCGCTCGGGCTTTCGGTCGACCCGGCCTTCATAGTTGCCGGCGATGCCCTGGCGGGCGCCGCGCTCCTTGCCGCTATGCTGGCGGTGGCACTCTATCAACCGCGCGCGCTGCCGCTTCTCCATGCCGCCGGCCTGGTGACGGCGATGATCTATCTCGGCATCATCCCGCCGACCTCGATCGGTTCCGAGTTCATCGGCGGCAGCCTCGGCGTTGACGGCCAGCCGGTGGTGGTGTCCGATCAGTTGACGCGCAACATCGGCGTCGGGCTCGGCCTGCTGTTCATCGCCGCCGGCTTCTGGGCCGCGCGTCGATGGGTGGCAACCGCCCGCATCCGGTCGGCGTCCTGGGCGGCCTGGGGCGTGATCGCGCCGTTGGTCGTGCTTACGGCGCTATGGTTCACATTCGGCAATCTCGACCGCGACTTCCTCTACGCTGCGGTCGCGGCTCTTCTGGTCGTGGCCTTCGCCGCCGGCGGTGAATGGATCGCGCGCGCCGAGGAGCCGCCGCTCAAGGGAGACGTCGCCGTCTCCTTCGCGCTCGGCGGCGCCGCGATCGCCGCCCTGTTGATGCTGCACATGCCCTTCGGCTCCGGCTGGACCACCGTGCTTGTCGGCGCCGCGGCCGTCGTACCGGCGCTGGCGACCCGCTGGCGGTCCTATCCGGTGCTCGGCTGGATTTCGGTTGGCGCCGTCGTCGCCACGCTTGGCCGCGTCGCCTACGACCCGACCATCGTCGGCGCTGCATCGCTGTCGACGACGCCTATCTTCAACTGGCTGCTGCCGGGCTACGGCGTGCCGGCGCTGGCCTTCGGCTTCGCCGCCTGGCAGCTCGCCCGCACCACAAACGGCCGGCCGCGCCTGGCGATGGAAGCGGGGGCAGCGCTCTTCGCGCTGCTCACGCTCGCCATATTGGTGCGCCACGCCATGCATGGCGGTGTGCTGGACACCGGCACGGTCACGCTCGCCGAACAGGCGATCTACACGCTGATCGCCATTGGCGCCGGCGCCATCCTGGTCGCCATCGACAGGCGCTCGCCAAGCTCGGTGCTGCGCTACGGCTCGATGGCCGTCGGCGTGCTCTCCGTCGCCTTCGTCGCCGTCCGGCATTTCGTGGTGCTGAACCCGCTGTTCACCGACGAATCGACAGGGACGATCCCGGTGTTCAACCTCCTGTTCCTCGCCTATCTCCTGCCGGCGGTCGCCACCGGCGCGCTGGCGCTCTACGTCCGCGACAAGCGCCCCCGCTGGTATGCGCAGATGCTGGCGCTGGTCGCCTCGCTGCTCGCCTTCGCCTACGCGACACTGTCGGTCAGGCGGCTGTTCAAGGGCGAGTTCATCGGGTTGTGGAGCGGGCTCGGCCAGGTGGAGACCTACACCTATTCAGCGCTCTGGCTGGCCATCGGCGTCGCGCTACTGACCGCCGGAGTGTGGCTGAAATCGCAGGTGCTGCGCGTCGCATCCGCAGCGCTGATCGCGATCGCCGTGCTGAAGGTCTTCCTGTTCGACATGTCGGAGCTGGAAGGCGTGCTCAGGGCGCTGTCCTTTATCGGCCTCGGCGCCGTGCTGATCGGCATCGGCCTCTTCTACCAGCGGCTGTTGACGCGCGCGGCGAATGAGAAGGCGGAACAAGCAGAAACGATCGGCTAG
- a CDS encoding LysR substrate-binding domain-containing protein — protein sequence MATLPSLKGLQAFEAAARAGSFVAAAEELSISAAAVSQLIRTVEAQMGRKLFHRVNRRVVMTEAGVEMLPRLTMAFQEIGSVSREVSGGAFRPRLVVSVPPSMAMGWLSERLSGFVASHGAVDISLRGDDDPVPFDRELIDIRLSYGPHYREHPTEDIVRDAVYPVCAPALTGAMKRDGLAGLPLIHTDWGPTGASFPSWRNWFEAAGIDPGRSARRGLSANSSRAALDLAISGLGVALVQGIYCAQALEDGRLVRPVLRTADLRQPYCLTIPERSARRDVVAAFRDWLIEECARAVRSPALMANFADQASP from the coding sequence GTGGCCACGCTACCCTCACTGAAAGGACTGCAAGCCTTCGAGGCGGCGGCGCGCGCCGGGAGCTTTGTCGCGGCTGCGGAAGAGCTGTCGATCTCGGCGGCCGCGGTCAGCCAGCTCATCCGCACCGTCGAGGCGCAGATGGGCCGCAAGCTGTTCCATCGCGTCAACCGGCGCGTCGTGATGACCGAAGCCGGCGTGGAGATGCTGCCCAGGTTGACCATGGCCTTCCAGGAGATCGGCAGCGTCTCGCGCGAGGTCAGCGGCGGCGCATTCCGCCCCCGGCTCGTCGTGTCGGTGCCGCCTTCCATGGCGATGGGCTGGCTTTCCGAGCGTCTCTCCGGCTTTGTCGCCAGCCACGGCGCCGTCGACATCTCGCTCAGGGGCGACGACGATCCGGTGCCGTTCGACCGCGAGCTGATCGACATCAGGCTCTCTTACGGTCCGCATTATCGCGAGCACCCGACCGAGGACATCGTCCGGGACGCCGTCTATCCCGTCTGCGCGCCGGCGCTGACCGGCGCGATGAAGCGTGACGGCCTCGCCGGCCTGCCGCTGATCCATACGGACTGGGGACCGACCGGCGCGTCGTTCCCGTCCTGGCGCAACTGGTTCGAGGCGGCGGGGATCGATCCGGGCCGATCGGCGCGGCGCGGCCTGTCGGCAAACTCGTCACGGGCAGCGCTCGACCTCGCCATTTCAGGGCTAGGCGTGGCGCTCGTCCAGGGAATCTACTGCGCCCAGGCGCTCGAAGACGGCCGGCTGGTTCGGCCGGTCCTCCGCACGGCGGACCTGCGCCAGCCCTATTGCCTGACGATCCCAGAGCGCAGCGCCCGGCGCGACGTTGTGGCGGCATTCCGCGATTGGCTGATCGAGGAATGCGCGCGCGCCGTCAGATCGCCGGCGCTTATGGCTAATTTCGCCGATCAAGCATCCCCGTAG
- a CDS encoding anti-sigma factor: MTRRDFSERDIHMALDGELPGEERMAYEAWLEANPEMKARAARFVADRAALRAAFAGVLDEPVPARLKQAVFGEAPARTTAWRARWWLSAAAAAVLVIGGLAGYVAGIDGIGRGGESEDLLAEQAIAAHVIYAAENRHAVEVPASDKDHLQTWLSNRVGLKLVAPDLVAEGFQLVGGRLLPAGQGKAAMLLYEDAKGERISLFVTAESAGKSKGTYAAEADGPEAVYWLDEGYGCAVVGSLPRERLAAVAKSAYGQLLAGLAS; the protein is encoded by the coding sequence ATGACCCGGCGCGATTTCTCCGAACGCGACATCCACATGGCCCTTGACGGCGAGCTGCCGGGCGAGGAGCGCATGGCCTATGAGGCCTGGCTCGAGGCCAATCCCGAAATGAAGGCAAGGGCCGCCCGCTTCGTCGCCGACCGGGCGGCCCTTCGCGCCGCCTTTGCCGGCGTGCTCGACGAACCGGTGCCGGCACGGCTGAAGCAGGCCGTGTTCGGCGAGGCGCCGGCGAGGACGACAGCGTGGCGCGCGCGCTGGTGGCTTTCGGCCGCCGCAGCAGCGGTGCTGGTGATCGGCGGGCTCGCCGGCTATGTCGCCGGCATTGATGGCATCGGCAGGGGAGGCGAAAGCGAGGACCTGCTCGCCGAGCAGGCGATCGCCGCCCACGTCATCTATGCCGCCGAGAACCGCCATGCGGTCGAGGTGCCGGCGAGCGACAAGGACCATCTGCAGACCTGGCTCTCCAACCGCGTCGGCCTGAAGCTGGTCGCTCCCGATCTCGTGGCTGAAGGCTTCCAGCTCGTTGGCGGCCGGTTGCTGCCGGCCGGCCAGGGCAAGGCGGCGATGCTGCTCTACGAGGACGCCAAAGGCGAGCGCATCTCGCTGTTCGTGACCGCCGAATCGGCCGGAAAGTCCAAGGGCACCTACGCGGCCGAGGCTGACGGTCCCGAGGCTGTCTACTGGCTGGACGAGGGCTATGGCTGCGCCGTCGTCGGCTCGCTGCCGCGCGAGCGTCTGGCGGCCGTCGCCAAGAGTGCCTACGGCCAGCTTCTGGCCGGCCTTGCCAGTTGA
- a CDS encoding fatty acid desaturase family protein, translated as MDHRDVIASLTNEERSRLTGKSDGPGLIQLAAHFDAILLLGGLIAAKVPFWPLLMLPQGILIVFLFTLLHETVHRTAFETQWLNDAVARLCSLAIVLPADWFRYFHFAHHRFTQDPDNDPELAFPKPETLRQYIVHVSGLPVWWGHFKTLYTNATGGGHESYVPPKGRPKVRAEARAMIAVYAAVLLLALWFKATVLLYVWILPALLGQPFLRLYLLAEHGRCPFVANMLENTRTTLTNWLVRKLAWNMPFHAEHHAYPGVPFHRLPEFHGLIERHLKLIEPGYVSFHEKYIETLR; from the coding sequence ATGGACCATCGCGACGTCATCGCATCGCTTACCAATGAGGAGCGCAGTCGCCTGACCGGCAAGTCGGACGGCCCGGGGCTCATTCAGCTCGCTGCCCATTTCGACGCCATCCTGCTGCTCGGAGGCCTGATCGCCGCCAAGGTGCCGTTCTGGCCGTTGCTGATGCTACCGCAAGGCATATTGATCGTCTTCCTGTTCACGCTGCTGCATGAGACGGTGCATCGCACCGCCTTCGAGACGCAGTGGCTGAACGATGCCGTCGCGCGGCTGTGCAGCCTGGCGATCGTACTGCCCGCCGACTGGTTCCGCTATTTCCATTTCGCCCACCACCGCTTCACCCAGGATCCGGACAACGACCCGGAACTCGCCTTTCCGAAGCCCGAAACCCTGCGGCAATACATCGTCCATGTTTCGGGTCTCCCGGTATGGTGGGGCCACTTCAAGACGCTCTACACCAACGCGACTGGTGGTGGCCATGAGAGCTACGTGCCCCCGAAGGGGCGTCCGAAGGTGCGCGCCGAGGCGCGCGCCATGATCGCCGTCTACGCCGCCGTGCTGTTGCTCGCGCTCTGGTTCAAGGCAACGGTGCTGCTTTACGTTTGGATCCTGCCGGCGCTGCTCGGACAGCCGTTCCTCAGGCTCTATCTGCTCGCCGAGCACGGCCGTTGCCCCTTCGTCGCCAACATGCTGGAGAACACCAGGACGACGCTGACCAACTGGTTGGTGCGCAAGCTTGCCTGGAACATGCCCTTCCATGCCGAGCATCACGCCTATCCCGGCGTGCCATTCCATCGGTTGCCGGAGTTCCACGGGCTGATCGAGCGCCATCTCAAGTTGATTGAGCCCGGCTATGTCAGCTTCCACGAAAAGTACATCGAGACGCTACGCTGA
- a CDS encoding peptidase C39 family protein codes for MPAEIRKARVSDVDDLAAIEKAVFSSDRMSRRSFRQLIERETAEMLVAESDGRVAGYAVVLFRKGSGVARLYSIAVGPFFGQLGIGRQLLAAAEEAAFEHDRMMLRLEVREDNHRAIRVYEQAGYRKIGREPDYYEDGATALRYEKTLRGDVPIATMVPFYPQTCEFTCGPCCLMMAMANFDHGFVPDPVMEIRLWREATTVFMMSGPGGCEPFGLAVAGYESGLAAEIFVSFHGALFLQSVRSEDKRRVMELAQVDFRRRAELYGIPVNYRSFALDDVRNAIAGGKLVLVLISGFLMFGKKVPHWVLAIGDDGDHILIHDPWVEDERQETILDAANIPVPYGIFMNMAQFGRDGLRAAIILGKR; via the coding sequence ATGCCTGCCGAGATCCGCAAGGCCCGCGTGTCCGACGTCGATGACCTCGCCGCCATCGAGAAGGCCGTCTTTTCAAGCGACCGCATGTCGCGCCGCTCCTTCCGCCAGCTGATCGAGCGCGAGACCGCCGAAATGCTGGTTGCCGAAAGCGATGGCCGCGTCGCCGGCTATGCCGTGGTGCTGTTTCGCAAGGGCAGCGGCGTCGCCCGTCTCTATTCCATCGCCGTCGGTCCCTTCTTCGGCCAGCTCGGCATCGGCCGTCAACTCCTGGCGGCAGCGGAGGAGGCGGCCTTCGAGCACGACCGTATGATGCTGCGCCTCGAAGTGCGCGAAGACAATCATCGCGCCATCCGCGTCTACGAGCAGGCCGGCTACCGCAAGATCGGCCGCGAGCCGGACTACTATGAGGACGGCGCCACCGCGCTACGCTACGAAAAGACGCTGCGCGGCGACGTGCCGATCGCCACCATGGTGCCGTTCTATCCGCAGACCTGCGAGTTCACCTGCGGACCATGCTGCCTGATGATGGCGATGGCCAATTTCGACCACGGTTTCGTGCCCGATCCGGTGATGGAAATCCGCCTGTGGCGCGAGGCGACCACTGTCTTCATGATGTCTGGGCCTGGCGGTTGCGAGCCGTTCGGACTGGCGGTGGCCGGCTATGAAAGCGGGCTCGCGGCGGAGATCTTCGTCTCCTTCCATGGCGCGCTGTTCCTGCAATCGGTGCGCAGCGAGGACAAGCGCCGGGTGATGGAGCTTGCCCAGGTCGACTTCCGCCGCCGCGCGGAACTTTACGGCATTCCGGTGAATTACCGTTCATTCGCCCTCGACGATGTTCGCAACGCCATCGCCGGGGGAAAGCTGGTGCTGGTGCTGATCAGCGGCTTCCTGATGTTCGGCAAGAAGGTTCCGCACTGGGTGCTGGCGATCGGCGACGACGGCGACCATATCCTGATCCACGATCCCTGGGTCGAGGACGAGCGGCAGGAGACGATCCTTGATGCGGCCAATATTCCCGTGCCTTACGGCATCTTCATGAACATGGCGCAGTTCGGCCGTGACGGATTGCGTGCCGCCATCATTCTAGGGAAGCGCTGA
- a CDS encoding EAL domain-containing protein: protein MPVAQVKAGSPARRRRAAGIGPTKRIEDELREQNERFSAAVENMSHGLCMFDADERMIICNRHYLDIFCLDPAIVRPGIRFFDILQHSVEIGVASHSAADLYAIRKPYIDGAKPSTYEETLSDGRIIDISHRPLASGGWVSIYEDITVQRRAELELKEQHRRFDAALANMSQGLLMYDADGKMIVRNERFLELYNVTAADFPLGTTHRDALERLVELGIYTKIDVDSEVAKTEACRKAAKIHSTYRHLSDGRTLLVTRRPMSGGWVATFDDVTERQLVEERMTHLAHHDTLTNLPNRSMFRERLDKALSEATVAPMAIFSLDLDRFKAVNDTFGHPAGDWLLKCVAERLQRCLRNETDVVARFGGDEFAIIQFNVKGADDAERLAKRIVEVIGKPYRDKSRDMHVGISLGIALYPNDGKDADTLLKNADMALYRGKSEGRNVYRFFEPGMDAMVRARQVLETDLEAALPRHEFELEFQPIMNIPSGEVVGAEALMRWHSPTRGRVSPDDFIPAAEETGLIVQLGDWALRKACTAAAGWPHAMRIAVNVSAVQIKSGTFARSVIAALAFSGVPADRLELEITETVLMDESDTVLKTLGQLRDLGIRIALDDFGTGYSSLGYLRRFPVDKIKIDRSFIRDIDNRDTAAIVRAVIGLGAQLGITVTAEGVETEAQLDMLREAGCVEAQGYLIGVPSTAAEINRLLRTGTALRRSG, encoded by the coding sequence CACGGCCTGTGCATGTTCGACGCCGACGAGCGGATGATCATCTGCAACCGCCACTACCTCGACATCTTCTGCCTCGACCCCGCGATCGTGCGGCCCGGCATACGCTTCTTCGACATCCTCCAGCACAGCGTCGAGATCGGCGTCGCCTCGCACAGCGCGGCGGATCTCTACGCCATCCGAAAGCCCTATATCGACGGGGCGAAGCCCTCGACCTATGAGGAAACGCTGTCGGATGGCCGCATCATCGACATCTCGCATCGGCCGCTGGCTTCGGGCGGCTGGGTGTCGATCTACGAGGACATCACCGTGCAGCGGCGCGCCGAGCTGGAGCTGAAAGAGCAGCATCGTCGCTTCGACGCAGCGCTGGCCAACATGTCGCAAGGCCTGCTGATGTATGACGCGGACGGCAAGATGATTGTCCGCAATGAGCGTTTTCTGGAACTCTACAACGTGACCGCCGCGGATTTCCCGCTGGGAACGACCCATCGTGACGCGCTCGAACGGCTGGTGGAGCTCGGCATCTATACGAAGATCGATGTCGATAGCGAAGTCGCCAAGACCGAAGCCTGCCGGAAAGCGGCGAAAATACACTCGACATACCGCCACCTTAGCGATGGCAGGACGCTTTTGGTCACACGACGACCGATGAGCGGCGGCTGGGTGGCAACTTTCGACGACGTCACCGAGCGCCAGCTTGTCGAAGAGCGCATGACCCATCTCGCGCATCATGACACGCTGACCAACCTGCCCAACCGTTCGATGTTCCGCGAGCGCCTCGACAAGGCCTTGAGCGAGGCGACGGTCGCGCCGATGGCGATCTTCTCGCTCGACCTGGACCGCTTCAAGGCGGTCAACGACACCTTTGGGCACCCGGCCGGCGACTGGCTGCTCAAATGCGTGGCCGAACGGCTGCAGCGCTGCCTGCGCAACGAAACGGATGTCGTCGCCCGCTTCGGCGGCGACGAATTCGCCATCATCCAGTTCAACGTCAAGGGCGCCGACGACGCCGAAAGGCTGGCCAAGCGCATTGTCGAAGTCATCGGCAAGCCCTATCGCGACAAGAGCCGCGACATGCATGTCGGCATTAGCCTTGGCATCGCGCTCTACCCCAACGATGGCAAGGATGCCGACACGCTGTTGAAGAATGCCGACATGGCGCTTTATCGCGGCAAGAGCGAGGGCCGCAACGTCTACCGGTTCTTCGAGCCCGGCATGGATGCGATGGTGCGGGCGCGGCAGGTGCTCGAAACCGACCTCGAGGCAGCGCTGCCACGGCACGAGTTCGAGCTGGAGTTCCAGCCGATCATGAACATCCCCTCCGGCGAGGTCGTCGGCGCTGAAGCCCTGATGCGCTGGCATTCGCCGACGCGCGGCCGGGTGTCGCCCGATGATTTCATACCGGCCGCCGAGGAAACCGGGCTGATCGTGCAATTGGGCGACTGGGCGCTGCGGAAGGCCTGCACGGCGGCAGCGGGCTGGCCGCATGCGATGCGCATCGCCGTCAACGTCTCTGCCGTGCAGATCAAGAGCGGCACCTTTGCCCGCAGCGTGATTGCGGCGCTGGCCTTCTCCGGTGTGCCGGCCGACCGGTTGGAGCTCGAAATCACCGAAACGGTGCTGATGGACGAGAGCGACACTGTGCTGAAGACGCTCGGCCAGCTGCGCGATCTCGGCATCCGCATCGCGCTCGACGATTTCGGCACCGGTTACTCCTCGCTGGGCTATCTCCGGCGCTTCCCGGTCGACAAGATAAAGATCGACCGCTCCTTCATCCGCGACATCGATAACCGCGACACCGCGGCGATCGTGCGCGCAGTGATCGGGCTCGGCGCGCAACTCGGCATCACCGTCACCGCCGAAGGCGTCGAGACAGAAGCGCAGCTCGACATGCTGCGCGAGGCCGGCTGCGTCGAGGCGCAAGGCTACCTGATCGGCGTGCCGTCGACGGCGGCGGAGATCAACCGGCTGCTGAGAACGGGGACGGCTCTGCGCCGGTCCGGATGA
- a CDS encoding sigma-70 family RNA polymerase sigma factor: MDEKKAAILGEIPRLRRYARSLLRDRDSADDLVQDCLERALVRLDNWQTGESPRRWLFTIMHHLFIDQMRKVNRRGEAAMLPLEAGEAQAAPADQVGSIASREIMDALQAISPDRRAALVMVAIEGFSYAEAANILGVPAGTLMSRIARGREELRGLLDDTARRRSIRIVEK, encoded by the coding sequence ATGGACGAAAAGAAGGCAGCGATCCTTGGCGAAATTCCGCGTTTGCGCCGCTACGCGCGCTCGCTGCTGCGCGACCGCGATTCCGCCGACGACCTCGTCCAGGACTGCCTCGAGCGGGCGCTGGTGAGGCTTGACAACTGGCAGACGGGAGAAAGCCCCAGGAGGTGGCTGTTTACGATCATGCATCATCTGTTCATCGACCAGATGCGCAAGGTGAACCGGCGCGGCGAGGCGGCGATGCTGCCGCTAGAGGCCGGTGAGGCGCAGGCCGCTCCCGCCGATCAGGTTGGGAGCATCGCCTCGCGCGAGATCATGGATGCCTTGCAGGCGATCAGCCCCGATCGCCGCGCAGCCCTGGTCATGGTGGCGATCGAAGGGTTTTCCTATGCCGAGGCGGCCAATATCCTCGGCGTGCCTGCCGGCACGCTGATGTCGCGCATCGCGCGCGGGCGCGAGGAACTGCGTGGCCTGCTGGATGACACGGCGCGCCGCCGCTCGATAAGGATCGTCGAGAAATGA